In one window of Streptomyces griseus subsp. griseus DNA:
- a CDS encoding ATP-binding protein, whose amino-acid sequence MESLGSAPAEPVSYEGVWRFTAPAVDVSVPQARHAVRDLLGRQGVPIEDDILQGLLLILSELVTNAVKHAALLSPELAVEVAIGADWVRVSVEDSHPYRPTALETDYAQTGGRGLLLVKEITAEAGGTCDVEHTASGGKIIWAALPLKTQL is encoded by the coding sequence ATGGAGAGCCTCGGGAGTGCCCCTGCCGAACCCGTGTCGTACGAGGGGGTGTGGCGCTTCACCGCCCCCGCCGTCGACGTGTCCGTGCCCCAGGCCCGGCACGCCGTACGCGACCTCCTCGGCCGCCAGGGCGTGCCGATCGAGGACGACATCCTCCAGGGCCTGCTGCTGATCCTCTCGGAACTGGTCACCAACGCGGTCAAGCACGCGGCGCTGCTCTCGCCGGAACTGGCGGTCGAGGTGGCCATCGGTGCCGACTGGGTCAGGGTCTCCGTCGAGGACAGCCACCCCTACCGGCCCACCGCGCTGGAGACGGACTACGCGCAGACAGGCGGCCGCGGGCTCCTGCTGGTCAAGGAGATCACCGCCGAGGCGGGCGGGACCTGCGACGTGGAGCACACTGCGAGCGGCGGCAAGATCATCTGGGCGGCGCTGCCGTTGAAGACGCAGCTCTGA
- a CDS encoding DJ-1/PfpI family protein — MQIAITLFDRFTALDAVGPYEILSRAPGAEVVFVAERTGPVANDTGSLELVAHQTLAEVPAPDLVIVPGGPGQSDQMENGTLLGWLRTADATTTWTTSVCTGSLLLAAAGLLEGRRATSHWLALEALKEFGAEPTGERVVFDGKYVTAAGVSSGIDMGLTLLGRIAGDDTARSVQLLTEYDPQPPYDCGSPEKAPAALVEEWRARSRHLTR; from the coding sequence GTGCAGATCGCCATCACCCTCTTCGACCGCTTCACCGCCCTGGACGCGGTGGGACCCTACGAGATCCTCAGCCGCGCCCCGGGAGCCGAGGTCGTCTTCGTCGCCGAACGGACCGGCCCCGTGGCCAACGACACCGGCAGCCTCGAACTCGTCGCCCACCAGACCCTCGCCGAGGTGCCGGCCCCCGACCTGGTGATCGTGCCGGGCGGTCCGGGGCAGAGCGACCAGATGGAGAACGGGACGCTGCTCGGCTGGCTGCGCACGGCCGACGCCACCACCACCTGGACGACCTCCGTCTGCACCGGCTCCCTGCTGCTCGCGGCGGCCGGACTGCTGGAAGGCCGGCGGGCCACCTCCCACTGGCTGGCGCTGGAGGCCCTGAAGGAGTTCGGCGCCGAGCCGACGGGGGAGCGGGTGGTGTTCGACGGCAAGTACGTCACCGCCGCCGGGGTCTCCTCCGGCATCGACATGGGGCTCACCCTGCTCGGCCGGATCGCGGGCGACGACACCGCGCGCTCGGTTCAGCTGCTCACGGAGTACGACCCGCAGCCGCCCTACGACTGCGGGTCCCCCGAGAAGGCCCCGGCTGCCCTGGTCGAGGAGTGGCGGGCCAGGAGCCGCCACCTCACCCGGTAG
- a CDS encoding GlxA family transcriptional regulator — protein sequence MIQRTVLVVLFDGVQSLDATGPMEVFAGASRAPGVSYDLRTASCDGGPVCASSGLTLMPDSSLAEAPVPHTLLVPGGHGSRAAHPELTDWLRAHAPRAERLVSVCTGALLLARAGLLDGHRVTTHWAFCEQLARDFPDVRVDPDPIFVRDGRLATSAGVTAGIDLALALVEEDHGRDLALTVARHLVVFLRRPGNQAQFSAQLSAQTAQREPLREVQHWITQHPDADLAVEALAARARLSPRHFARAFRAETGTTPGRYVDRVRLEHARRLLEDTSEPVERIARASGYGTPEAMRRAFVKALATAPAEYRRRFRTPMSAT from the coding sequence GTGATCCAGCGAACCGTGCTCGTCGTCCTCTTCGACGGCGTCCAGAGTCTCGACGCGACCGGCCCGATGGAGGTCTTCGCCGGGGCCTCCCGGGCGCCGGGCGTCTCCTACGACCTGCGGACCGCCTCATGCGACGGCGGCCCCGTCTGCGCCTCCAGCGGGCTGACCCTGATGCCCGACAGCAGCCTGGCGGAGGCACCCGTACCGCACACCCTGCTGGTCCCCGGCGGGCACGGCAGCCGCGCCGCCCACCCGGAGCTGACCGACTGGCTGCGGGCCCACGCGCCACGGGCCGAGCGGCTGGTCTCCGTCTGCACCGGGGCCCTGCTCCTGGCCCGCGCCGGCCTGCTGGACGGGCACCGGGTGACCACCCACTGGGCCTTCTGCGAGCAGCTCGCCCGGGACTTCCCCGACGTCCGGGTGGACCCCGACCCGATCTTCGTACGGGACGGGCGGCTGGCCACCTCGGCGGGCGTCACCGCGGGCATCGACCTGGCGCTCGCGCTGGTGGAGGAGGACCACGGCCGGGACCTGGCGCTGACCGTCGCCCGCCACCTCGTGGTCTTCCTGCGCCGCCCCGGCAACCAGGCCCAGTTCAGCGCGCAGCTCAGCGCCCAGACCGCACAGCGCGAACCCCTGCGCGAGGTCCAGCACTGGATCACCCAGCACCCGGACGCGGACCTCGCCGTGGAAGCCCTCGCGGCCCGCGCCCGGCTCTCGCCCCGGCACTTCGCCCGCGCGTTCCGGGCGGAGACCGGTACGACACCGGGGCGGTACGTCGACCGCGTACGCCTGGAGCACGCCCGCAGGCTCCTGGAGGACACCTCCGAACCCGTCGAACGGATCGCCCGCGCCAGCGGCTACGGCACGCCCGAAGCCATGCGCCGCGCCTTCGTGAAGGCCCTCGCCACGGCACCGGCCGAGTACCGCCGCCGCTTCCGTACGCCGATGTCCGCCACCTGA
- a CDS encoding enoyl-CoA hydratase/isomerase family protein, translating to MDRTEPQLLCSVDGGIATVVISHPAKRNAMTAAMWRSLPELLERLAADPAVRVLVLTGAGDTFCAGADISTLRESAGDAQALAVAAEEALAAFPRPTLAAVRGYCVGGGSQLAAACDLRFAREGALFGVTPAKLGIVYPSSSTRRLVALVGPATAKHLLFSGELIDTERALRTGLVDEVLPAGGLDERVAAYAGVLASRSQLTQAAAKEFAAGRQDRDVYWTGQAQASGDTAEGVAAFLERRAPRFTYPTGPTG from the coding sequence ATGGACCGTACGGAACCCCAGCTGCTCTGCTCCGTCGACGGCGGGATCGCCACCGTCGTGATCAGCCACCCCGCCAAGCGCAACGCCATGACCGCCGCGATGTGGCGGAGCCTGCCGGAACTGCTGGAGCGGCTGGCCGCCGACCCGGCGGTCCGGGTGCTGGTGCTGACGGGTGCAGGCGACACCTTCTGCGCCGGGGCGGACATCTCCACGCTGCGGGAGAGCGCCGGGGACGCGCAGGCCCTGGCGGTGGCGGCCGAGGAGGCGCTCGCCGCCTTCCCCCGGCCGACGCTCGCCGCCGTGCGCGGTTACTGCGTGGGCGGCGGCAGCCAGCTGGCGGCAGCCTGCGATCTGCGGTTCGCGCGGGAGGGCGCGCTGTTCGGCGTCACCCCGGCCAAGCTCGGCATCGTCTACCCCTCCTCCTCCACCCGGCGGCTGGTCGCGCTGGTCGGCCCGGCCACGGCGAAGCACCTGCTCTTCTCGGGGGAGCTGATCGATACGGAGAGGGCCCTGCGCACCGGCCTGGTGGACGAGGTGCTGCCCGCCGGCGGACTGGACGAGCGGGTGGCGGCGTACGCCGGGGTGCTGGCCTCGCGCTCCCAGCTGACGCAGGCGGCGGCGAAGGAGTTCGCGGCGGGACGGCAGGACCGGGACGTGTACTGGACCGGTCAGGCGCAGGCCAGCGGCGACACCGCGGAGGGGGTCGCCGCCTTCCTGGAGCGGCGCGCGCCGCGCTTCACCTACCCGACGGGCCCTACCGGGTGA
- a CDS encoding HdeD family acid-resistance protein: MNGPTAESSNHGPGTRRGKRGPTTEGRKLSRGFSWLALLGTLLVIAGIVGLVYTGVATLTSMLLFGWLLLIGGIVALAQAIQSRGTNYFWLGVVVAALNLAAGVVVIRHPEGTAEALTMFAALLFLTGGVFRLVGSVVVRGPQMGWTLLQGAFGLLLGLLVLFDWPHSSLYVLGVFFSLALLFDGLGLIAIGVGGRRIVSMVSDRLEEPGPATDSPPQAPGDGRK, from the coding sequence ATGAACGGACCCACCGCCGAGAGCAGCAACCACGGCCCCGGCACCAGGCGCGGAAAGCGCGGACCTACCACCGAAGGCAGAAAGCTCAGCCGCGGTTTCAGCTGGCTCGCCCTCCTCGGCACGCTGCTGGTGATCGCGGGCATCGTCGGCCTGGTCTACACCGGCGTCGCCACCCTCACCTCCATGCTGCTGTTCGGCTGGCTGCTGCTGATCGGCGGCATCGTCGCTCTGGCACAGGCGATCCAGTCGCGCGGCACCAACTACTTCTGGCTGGGCGTCGTGGTCGCCGCCCTGAACCTCGCCGCCGGTGTCGTGGTGATCCGCCACCCCGAGGGCACCGCCGAGGCGCTGACCATGTTCGCCGCGCTGCTCTTCCTGACGGGCGGGGTGTTCCGGCTGGTCGGCAGCGTCGTCGTCCGGGGGCCGCAGATGGGGTGGACGCTCCTCCAGGGCGCCTTCGGGCTGCTGCTGGGCCTGCTGGTGCTGTTCGACTGGCCGCACAGCAGCCTGTACGTTCTCGGCGTCTTCTTCTCGCTGGCCCTGCTCTTCGACGGCCTCGGCCTCATCGCCATCGGGGTCGGCGGCCGGCGCATCGTCAGCATGGTCTCGGACCGGCTCGAAGAACCCGGCCCGGCTACGGACAGTCCGCCCCAGGCCCCGGGAGATGGGCGGAAGTAG
- a CDS encoding Tex family protein: MTTSIEGRIAEELGVRERQVRAAVELLDGGSTVPFIARYRKEATESLDDAQLRTLEERLRYLRELEERRTSILDSVREQGKLDAALEAAIRGAETKARLEDIYLPFKPKRRTKAQIAREAGLEPLADGLLADPSVDPLAAAAAFVDGDKGVADAAAALEGARSILTERFSEDADLTGELRERMWTRGRLAAKVREGQEEAGAKFADYFDFAEPFTALPSHRVLAMLRGEKENVLDLVLEPEEPEVAERPGPSTYENMIARRFEIADRGRPGDKWLADTVRWAWRTRIQVHLGIDLRLRLRTAAEDEAVRVFASNLRDLLLAAPAGTRATLGLDPGFRTGVKVAVVDATGKVVATEVIHPHVPANKWDQALAKLAHLAKEHAVDLIAIGNGTASRETDKLAGELIDKHPELKLTKVMVSEAGASVYSASAFASQELPDMDVSLRGAVSIARRLQDPLAELVKIDPKSIGVGQYQHDLSEVKLSRSLDAVVEDCVNGVGVDVNTASAPLLSRVSGISSGLAENIVTHRDTNGPFRSRKALKDVARLGPKAYEQCAGFLRIRGGDDPLDGSSVHPEAYPVVRRMSGTAGGEVASLIGNTEALRSLRAADFVDDMFGLPTVTDILKELEKPGRDPRPAFRTATFKEGVEKLGDLEPGMVLEGVVTNVAAFGAFVDIGVHQDGLVHVSALSKTFVKDPRDVVKPGDIVKVKVMDVDVPRKRISLTLRLDDEPGAGGGQGRGERGGARPPKQRQGQGGGQGSGGGQGRQGGGRDRRGGGGGSRQGQGAPAPANSAMADALRRAGLTDPQQGGRGR, from the coding sequence GTGACGACGTCCATCGAAGGCAGGATCGCCGAGGAGCTCGGCGTACGTGAGCGACAGGTCAGGGCGGCCGTCGAGCTGCTCGACGGCGGGTCCACCGTGCCGTTCATCGCGCGCTACCGCAAGGAGGCGACCGAATCGCTCGACGACGCGCAGCTGCGCACGCTGGAGGAGCGGCTGCGGTATCTGCGGGAGCTGGAGGAGCGGCGCACGTCGATCCTCGACTCCGTCCGCGAACAGGGCAAGCTCGACGCCGCGCTGGAGGCCGCGATCCGGGGCGCCGAGACCAAGGCGCGCCTGGAGGACATCTACCTGCCGTTCAAGCCGAAGCGGCGGACGAAGGCGCAGATCGCCCGGGAGGCGGGGCTCGAACCGCTGGCGGACGGGCTGCTCGCCGACCCGTCGGTCGATCCGCTCGCCGCCGCCGCCGCGTTCGTGGACGGCGACAAGGGCGTGGCGGACGCGGCTGCGGCCCTGGAGGGCGCGCGCTCCATCCTCACCGAGCGGTTCTCCGAGGACGCCGACCTGACCGGTGAGCTGCGCGAGCGCATGTGGACCCGCGGCCGGCTGGCGGCGAAGGTGCGTGAGGGCCAGGAGGAGGCGGGCGCCAAGTTCGCCGACTACTTCGACTTCGCGGAGCCGTTCACCGCGCTGCCCTCGCACCGGGTGCTCGCGATGCTCCGGGGCGAGAAGGAGAACGTCCTCGACCTGGTCCTGGAGCCGGAGGAGCCGGAGGTGGCCGAACGACCGGGCCCCTCGACGTACGAGAACATGATCGCCCGCCGTTTCGAGATCGCCGACCGGGGCCGGCCGGGCGACAAGTGGCTGGCGGACACGGTGCGTTGGGCGTGGCGGACCCGGATCCAGGTGCACCTGGGCATCGATCTGCGGCTGCGGCTGCGCACGGCGGCGGAGGACGAGGCCGTACGGGTCTTCGCCTCCAACCTGCGCGACCTGCTGCTCGCCGCCCCGGCCGGGACGCGGGCCACGCTGGGCCTGGACCCCGGTTTCCGTACGGGGGTGAAGGTCGCGGTCGTCGACGCGACCGGCAAGGTGGTGGCCACCGAGGTGATCCACCCGCATGTGCCCGCCAACAAGTGGGACCAGGCGCTGGCCAAGCTCGCGCACCTGGCGAAGGAGCACGCGGTCGACCTGATCGCGATCGGCAACGGCACGGCGTCCCGTGAGACGGACAAGCTCGCCGGTGAACTGATCGACAAGCACCCGGAGTTGAAGCTCACCAAGGTGATGGTCTCGGAGGCGGGCGCCTCGGTGTACTCCGCCTCGGCCTTCGCCTCGCAGGAACTGCCCGACATGGACGTGTCGTTGCGCGGCGCGGTCTCGATCGCGCGGCGGCTCCAGGACCCGCTGGCCGAGCTGGTGAAGATCGACCCGAAGTCGATCGGCGTCGGCCAGTACCAGCACGACCTGTCCGAGGTGAAGCTGTCGCGTTCGCTGGACGCGGTGGTGGAGGACTGTGTGAACGGTGTCGGCGTGGACGTCAACACCGCCTCGGCGCCGCTCCTTTCGCGGGTCTCGGGGATCAGCTCGGGACTCGCCGAGAACATCGTGACGCACCGCGACACCAACGGCCCCTTCCGCTCCCGCAAGGCGCTCAAGGACGTGGCTCGGCTGGGTCCGAAGGCGTACGAGCAGTGCGCGGGCTTCCTGCGTATCCGGGGCGGCGACGACCCGCTGGACGGCTCCAGCGTGCACCCGGAGGCCTACCCGGTGGTGCGGCGGATGAGTGGAACGGCGGGCGGCGAGGTCGCCTCGCTGATCGGCAACACGGAGGCGCTGCGGTCGCTGCGCGCGGCGGACTTCGTGGACGACATGTTCGGTCTGCCGACCGTGACGGACATCCTGAAGGAGCTGGAGAAGCCGGGGCGCGACCCGCGGCCCGCGTTCCGCACGGCGACCTTCAAGGAGGGCGTCGAAAAGCTCGGCGACCTGGAGCCCGGCATGGTGCTGGAGGGCGTCGTGACGAATGTGGCGGCGTTCGGGGCGTTCGTCGACATCGGCGTCCACCAGGACGGCCTGGTGCATGTGTCGGCGCTGTCGAAGACGTTCGTGAAGGACCCGCGCGATGTCGTGAAGCCCGGGGACATCGTGAAGGTCAAGGTCATGGACGTCGACGTGCCGCGCAAGCGGATCTCGCTGACGCTGCGGCTGGACGACGAGCCGGGCGCGGGCGGCGGGCAGGGCCGTGGTGAGCGGGGCGGCGCCCGTCCGCCGAAGCAGCGACAGGGCCAGGGCGGCGGCCAGGGGTCCGGCGGCGGGCAGGGCCGTCAGGGCGGCGGCCGGGACCGGCGCGGCGGTGGCGGTGGCTCGCGGCAGGGGCAGGGTGCTCCGGCTCCGGCGAACAGCGCGATGGCCGATGCGCTGCGGCGGGCCGGGCTGACCGATCCGCAGCAGGGCGGCCGGGGGCGCTGA
- a CDS encoding SCO6745 family protein, with amino-acid sequence MSSLPVRAERRCHNAVNPLHSCLFFSPDLGAELGKLGIEDPSAAYFATRAAAFGAVGAGTVTATFYNFNPALVAEHVPAVWSVASPEQVLGARLRAADATLRRLLGEEIIASDEMAEAARLALRATEACTPHARPLYAAHAELPVPDEPHLAFWHAATLLREHRGDAHLAALLAAGLDPVESLVSHTATGKGMAIRWLLSSRGWRRTDWEAASARLRERGLLAAGEEPALTDAGTALRAEVEEATDRMDRAPYEHLGADGVERLTELGRGFLFTAAAAGAFPAEATGQG; translated from the coding sequence ATGAGTTCTCTTCCGGTCCGCGCGGAACGCCGCTGCCACAACGCCGTCAACCCGCTGCACTCCTGCCTCTTCTTCTCCCCCGACCTGGGCGCCGAGCTGGGCAAGCTCGGCATCGAGGACCCGAGCGCCGCCTACTTCGCCACCCGCGCCGCAGCGTTCGGGGCCGTGGGGGCGGGCACCGTCACCGCGACCTTCTACAACTTCAACCCCGCCCTGGTGGCCGAGCACGTGCCCGCCGTCTGGTCCGTGGCCTCGCCCGAGCAGGTGCTCGGGGCACGGCTGCGGGCGGCGGACGCGACGCTGCGGCGGCTGCTCGGTGAGGAGATCATCGCCTCGGACGAGATGGCGGAGGCGGCCCGGCTCGCGCTGCGCGCCACCGAGGCCTGCACCCCGCACGCCCGCCCGCTCTACGCCGCGCACGCGGAGCTGCCGGTGCCCGACGAGCCGCACCTGGCGTTCTGGCACGCCGCGACCCTGCTGCGCGAACACCGCGGCGACGCGCACCTCGCGGCGCTGCTCGCCGCCGGTCTGGACCCGGTGGAGTCGCTCGTCAGCCACACCGCCACGGGCAAGGGCATGGCGATCCGCTGGCTCCTCTCCTCCCGGGGCTGGCGCCGCACCGACTGGGAGGCGGCCTCCGCCCGGCTGCGGGAGCGCGGGCTGCTGGCGGCGGGCGAGGAGCCGGCGCTGACCGACGCGGGGACGGCGCTGCGCGCGGAGGTGGAGGAGGCGACGGACCGGATGGACCGGGCCCCGTACGAACACCTGGGCGCGGACGGTGTGGAGCGGCTCACCGAGCTGGGGCGCGGCTTCCTGTTCACGGCGGCCGCCGCGGGCGCCTTCCCGGCCGAGGCGACCGGCCAGGGCTGA